The Procambarus clarkii isolate CNS0578487 chromosome 66, FALCON_Pclarkii_2.0, whole genome shotgun sequence genome has a window encoding:
- the LOC138355127 gene encoding uncharacterized protein translates to MALNQLNSQIARLNKQPDKLQLYHELIQQQLANKFIQVVEHDDTKLGHYLPHRAILKDSATAPIEIVFNCSVKVKANSASLNDCLQTGPSLTQRLNDVLLWFRLRTYTYTAEISKAFLRVGLQEEDRYFTTFLWMKDPNDRNNEIIINRFASVLFGVTSSPFVLQATLDIHLKKSDCPYKTEISNYLFVDNFQGTINNKTKRYDARVCPYSGLPPLPKERVVHLRPFEATGVDYTGALILTGTPDKILVKSYICLFTRATTRSVHVTSDMSVEAFLQAFHRRQVWRDINS, encoded by the exons ATGGCATTAAACCAATTAAATTCACAGATAGCTAGATTGAATAAACAACCAGATAAATTACAACTGTATCACGAGTTGATACAACAACAGCTTGCAAACAAATTTATTCAGGTTGTTGAACATGATGATACCAAACTAGGGCATTATTTGCCTCATCGCGCCATCTTGAAAGATTCGGCTACTGCACCTATTGAAATTGTATTTAATTGTAGTGTCAAAGTAAAGGCAAATAGTGCATCACTCAATGATTGCCTACAAACTGGCCCAAGTCTAACTCAAAGACTCAATGACGTACTATTATGGTTTCGATTAAGAACTTACACCTATACGGCCGAAATTAGTAAGGCTTTCTTAAGAGTAGGTCTACAAGAGGAAGACCGTTATTTTACAACATTTCTCTGGATGAAGGATCCTAATGATCGTAATAATGAAATCATCATCAATAGGTTCGCCTCGGTCTTATTCGGTGTTACTTCTTCACCATTTGTACTCCAAGCAACCTTGGACATCCATTTGAAGAAATCTGATTGTCCATACAAGACTGAAATTAGTAACTACTTATTTGTTGATAACTTCCAGGGAACTATTAATAATAAAACCAA AAGGtatgatgctcgagtgtgtccttactcaGGACTTCCACCACTACCTAAAGAACGAGTTgtgcatcttcgtccctttgaggccACTGGTGTAGATTACACAGGAGCTCTTATTTTAACGGGCACTCCGGACAAGATTTTGGTGAAGTCCTATATATGCCTCTTCACGCGTGCAACCACACGAAGTGTACATgttacttctgacatgagtgtagAAGCTTTCCTACAAGCCTTTCATAG gagacaggtttggcgtgatatcaactcctag